In the genome of Vicia villosa cultivar HV-30 ecotype Madison, WI linkage group LG7, Vvil1.0, whole genome shotgun sequence, one region contains:
- the LOC131620615 gene encoding uncharacterized protein LOC131620615: MGAETETKENHEKETPIASPSTLTQDQFLSWKRHKDAAASARKAEASRKRAEDIAAGTVQMNGRELFLHEPWVFDDSRF, encoded by the exons ATGGGAGCAGAAACTGAAACGAAGGAAAATCACGAGAAAGAGACGCCAATCGCTTCTCCATCTACCCTCACACAAGACCAGTTCCTGTCATGGAAGCGACACAAG GATGCTGCTGCATCAGCCAGAAAAGCTGAAGCCTCAAGAAAGCGGGCAGAGGATATTGCTGCTGGAACCGTCCAAATGAATGGCCGGGAGCTGTTTCTGCATGAACCATGGGTGTTTGATGACTCACGTTTTTGA